In a single window of the Mycobacterium bourgelatii genome:
- a CDS encoding TetR-like C-terminal domain-containing protein, with protein MEPSRPRHAAEAAIPDDVRARVMPAVLDELACWGVERFSVEAMAERHNFDPAIIYRYWGDRHRLIVDFALGDNEVLRAETDTGSLRGDLMALARHIANRINTDIGRTFVRALVMDLRGRHDQETRMAIWREQFGAARTILERARDRGELRPDVHALAAVQIVIAPLNVYALYSEEMITDEYCAAIADTAWHALAAR; from the coding sequence ATGGAGCCGTCTCGACCACGGCATGCCGCAGAGGCTGCCATTCCTGATGACGTCCGCGCGCGGGTGATGCCCGCCGTACTCGATGAGCTGGCCTGCTGGGGTGTTGAGCGGTTCAGCGTAGAAGCGATGGCGGAGCGCCACAATTTCGATCCTGCGATCATCTACCGCTACTGGGGTGATCGCCATCGGCTGATCGTCGATTTCGCCCTGGGGGACAACGAGGTGCTGCGTGCGGAGACCGACACCGGCTCGCTGCGCGGGGACCTGATGGCACTTGCCCGGCACATCGCCAACCGGATCAACACCGACATCGGTCGCACGTTCGTGCGGGCCTTGGTCATGGACCTTCGGGGCCGGCATGACCAAGAGACGCGGATGGCGATTTGGCGGGAGCAGTTCGGCGCCGCGCGCACGATCTTGGAGCGGGCAAGGGACCGCGGGGAGCTGCGTCCTGACGTACACGCGCTGGCCGCCGTACAGATCGTCATTGCACCGCTGAACGTGTACGCGCTGTACTCCGAGGAGATGATCACCGACGAGTACTGCGCGGCCATCGCGGACACGGCGTGGCATGCGCTGGCTGCCCGATAA
- the cwsA gene encoding cell wall synthesis protein CwsA yields the protein MSTKAETRLTPRERLTRGLTYTAVGPVDVTRGVVGLGLNSAQSAASELRRRYREGRLSKDIAAAQETFAQELAAAQEVVASLPQVYQEARQSQRRHGKRPWIVGGAAVAIVATGAIAFSIVRRSTRPDPSPLPPSVDVQPRP from the coding sequence ATGAGCACGAAGGCGGAAACTCGGTTGACCCCACGGGAGCGACTGACCCGCGGCCTCACCTACACGGCGGTGGGCCCGGTGGATGTCACCCGAGGCGTCGTCGGACTCGGGTTGAACTCCGCGCAATCGGCCGCATCGGAGCTGCGTCGCCGCTACCGGGAGGGTCGGCTGTCTAAAGACATCGCCGCGGCACAGGAGACGTTTGCTCAGGAGTTGGCCGCCGCGCAGGAAGTGGTTGCCAGCCTGCCCCAGGTGTACCAAGAAGCGCGTCAATCCCAACGGCGCCATGGCAAGCGGCCGTGGATCGTCGGAGGAGCCGCGGTCGCAATTGTGGCGACCGGCGCCATCGCGTTCAGCATCGTGCGCCGTTCCACGCGCCCCGATCCGTCACCGCTGCCCCCCAGCGTCGACGTACAGCCGCGGCCGTAA
- a CDS encoding peptidylprolyl isomerase: MADCDFVTIQTATATLHTNRGDIKVALFGNHAPKTVANFVGLAQGTKEYSTQNASGGPSGPFYDGAVFHRVIQGFMIQGGDPTGTGRGGPGYKFADEFHPELQFDRPYLLAMANAGPGTNGSQFFITVGKTPHLNRRHTIFGEVTDPESQRVVDAISKTPTDANDRPTDPVVIESITVS; encoded by the coding sequence ATGGCAGACTGTGATTTCGTGACTATCCAGACCGCAACCGCCACGCTGCACACCAATCGCGGAGACATCAAGGTCGCCCTGTTCGGCAACCACGCGCCCAAGACTGTCGCCAATTTCGTGGGCCTGGCACAAGGCACCAAGGAGTACTCGACCCAGAATGCATCGGGTGGCCCCTCTGGGCCGTTCTACGATGGCGCGGTCTTTCACCGGGTGATCCAGGGCTTCATGATCCAGGGCGGCGACCCGACCGGAACGGGTCGTGGTGGCCCCGGCTACAAGTTCGCCGACGAGTTCCACCCCGAGCTGCAGTTCGACCGGCCCTACCTGCTCGCCATGGCCAACGCCGGTCCGGGCACCAACGGCTCACAGTTCTTCATCACGGTGGGCAAAACGCCGCACCTCAACCGGCGCCACACCATCTTTGGTGAGGTGACCGACCCCGAGTCGCAGCGAGTCGTCGACGCAATCTCGAAGACGCCGACCGACGCCAACGACCGCCCCACCGACCCGGTCGTCATCGAGTCGATCACCGTCTCCTAG
- a CDS encoding PH domain-containing protein, with translation MQQTEWQPHTAGIAGCGVAGVIMATACVTVVTDPPGRFMTGIAALGLILFAGVSWRARPKLAITPDGLAIAGWFRTQLLQRPEIKIIRITEFRRFGRKVRLLEIEGVAGGMWILSRWDLGTDPLDVLDALTDAGYAR, from the coding sequence ATGCAGCAAACTGAATGGCAGCCTCACACCGCTGGAATCGCTGGTTGCGGGGTCGCGGGTGTAATCATGGCTACCGCCTGTGTGACCGTGGTCACAGACCCGCCAGGCCGCTTCATGACCGGGATTGCCGCACTGGGTTTGATCTTGTTTGCGGGCGTGTCGTGGCGGGCCCGTCCGAAACTGGCAATCACCCCCGACGGTCTGGCCATTGCCGGGTGGTTCCGAACGCAGTTATTGCAACGCCCGGAAATCAAGATCATCCGGATCACCGAGTTCCGCCGCTTCGGCCGCAAAGTCCGGCTGTTGGAGATCGAAGGCGTCGCCGGCGGCATGTGGATCCTGTCCCGCTGGGACCTCGGCACCGACCCACTCGACGTGCTCGACGCCCTCACCGACGCCGGCTACGCCCGCTGA
- the crgA gene encoding cell division protein CrgA, whose product MPKSKVRKKNDFTVSAVSRTPVKVKVGPSSVWFVCLFIGLMLIGLVWLMVFQLAALGANAPQALHWMAELGPWNYAIAFAFMITGLLLTMRWH is encoded by the coding sequence ATGCCGAAGTCCAAGGTCCGTAAGAAGAACGACTTCACCGTCAGCGCGGTAAGCCGCACGCCGGTGAAGGTGAAGGTCGGGCCGTCGAGTGTGTGGTTCGTCTGCCTCTTCATCGGGCTAATGCTGATCGGCCTGGTCTGGCTAATGGTGTTCCAGTTGGCCGCCCTCGGTGCGAACGCTCCACAGGCCCTGCATTGGATGGCAGAGCTGGGTCCGTGGAACTACGCGATCGCCTTCGCTTTCATGATCACCGGGTTGTTGCTGACGATGCGCTGGCATTAA
- a CDS encoding DUF881 domain-containing protein, with protein sequence MAGLLLAATHGVSGGAEIRRSDAPRLVDMVREAQASVSLLTARREALTTKIDTSHGKSTDAALQAMLRRAAELAGEADMEPVHGPGMVVRLDDAQRDAYGRFPRDASPDDLVVHQQDIDGVLNALWSAGAEAIQVQDQRIIATSVVRCVGNTVLLNGRTYSPPYTITAIGNATAMQAALADAPLVTLYKQYVVRFGLGYREEVKPDVQVAGYPGPVQLHYAKPSGPIGY encoded by the coding sequence ATGGCCGGCCTACTCCTGGCTGCTACGCACGGGGTATCGGGCGGAGCCGAGATTCGCCGCAGCGACGCGCCGCGCCTGGTGGACATGGTCCGCGAAGCGCAGGCGTCGGTGAGCCTGCTCACCGCCCGCCGGGAAGCGCTGACCACCAAGATCGACACGTCGCACGGGAAGTCGACCGACGCGGCACTGCAAGCCATGTTGCGCCGGGCCGCCGAGTTGGCCGGTGAGGCGGACATGGAACCCGTGCATGGACCGGGCATGGTGGTCCGGCTCGACGACGCGCAACGCGACGCCTACGGGCGATTCCCGCGCGATGCCTCGCCCGACGACCTGGTCGTGCATCAGCAGGACATCGACGGCGTCCTCAACGCGCTGTGGAGTGCCGGCGCCGAGGCCATCCAGGTGCAGGACCAGCGCATCATTGCCACCTCGGTGGTTCGCTGCGTCGGAAACACCGTTTTGCTCAACGGCCGCACCTACAGCCCGCCCTACACGATCACGGCGATCGGCAATGCCACGGCGATGCAGGCGGCGCTGGCCGACGCTCCCCTGGTGACCCTCTACAAGCAGTACGTCGTCCGATTCGGCCTCGGGTACCGCGAAGAGGTCAAGCCCGACGTGCAGGTCGCCGGCTACCCGGGCCCAGTTCAGTTGCACTACGCCAAACCCTCGGGGCCGATCGGCTACTGA
- a CDS encoding aminodeoxychorismate/anthranilate synthase component II has translation MRILVVDNYDSFVFNLVQYLGQLGVEADVWRNDDDRLSGPDGPDTVAAQFDGVLLSPGPGTPERAGASIALVRACAAARTPLLGVCLGHQAIGVAFGATVDRAPELLHGKTSSVFHTNIGVLQGLPDPFTATRYHSLTILPESLPAELEATAHTRSGVIMAVRHRELPIHGVQFHPESILTEGGHRMLANWLTYCGWGRDDTLVRRLENEVLTAIRPQLPTEREVTDRTSA, from the coding sequence ATGCGGATTCTGGTCGTCGACAACTACGACAGCTTCGTGTTCAACCTGGTGCAGTACCTCGGCCAGCTTGGCGTCGAAGCCGACGTGTGGCGCAATGACGACGACCGGCTCTCCGGTCCCGACGGCCCGGACACCGTCGCGGCACAGTTCGACGGCGTTCTGCTCAGCCCCGGCCCGGGCACCCCGGAACGCGCCGGCGCCTCGATCGCCTTGGTCCGCGCCTGCGCCGCCGCCCGCACCCCGCTGCTCGGGGTGTGCCTGGGGCACCAGGCCATCGGCGTCGCGTTCGGCGCCACCGTCGATCGCGCGCCCGAGCTGCTGCACGGCAAGACCAGCAGTGTCTTCCACACGAATATTGGTGTGCTGCAAGGACTTCCGGATCCCTTCACGGCGACCCGCTACCACTCCCTGACCATCCTGCCGGAGTCGCTGCCGGCAGAGTTGGAGGCCACCGCTCACACCCGTAGCGGCGTCATCATGGCCGTCCGGCACCGCGAACTGCCGATCCACGGGGTGCAGTTCCACCCGGAGTCGATCCTCACCGAGGGCGGACACCGGATGCTGGCCAACTGGCTCACCTACTGCGGGTGGGGACGCGACGACACCCTGGTCCGTCGGCTGGAGAACGAGGTCCTGACCGCGATTCGGCCGCAACTGCCGACCGAGCGCGAAGTTACTGACCGAACTTCAGCGTGA
- the pknB gene encoding Stk1 family PASTA domain-containing Ser/Thr kinase, with product MTTPRHLSDRYELGDILGFGGMSEVHLATDLRLHREVAVKVLRADLARDPSFYLRFRREAQNAAALNHPAIVAVYDTGEAETPAGPLPYIVMEYVDGVTLRDIIHTEGPMAPKRAIEVIADACQALNFSHQNGIIHRDVKPANIMISSTNAVKVMDFGIARAIADGGNSVTQTAAVIGTAQYLSPEQARGDSVDARSDVYSLGCVLYELLTGEPPFTGDSPVAVAYQHVREDPIPPSERHEGISADLDAVVLKALAKNPENRYQTAAEMRADLVRVHNGEPPEAPKVLTGAERRSLMSSPPAGGPRTDPLPRQVFADSDRDRPMGSVGRWAAAVAILAVLTIVVFIAINTFGGKTRSVQVPDVRGQASADAIAALQNRGFKIRTQQKPDSTIPPDHVIGTDPGANVSVDAGDEVTINVSTGPEQRELPDVSSLSYNEAVKKLQAAGFTKFKQANSPSSPEMAGKVIGTNPPANQTSAITNVITIIVGSGPETKQIPDVGGQTVELAQQNLTVYGFTKFSQSQVDSTKPAGDVIGTNPPAGTVVPVDSVIELQVSKGNQFVMPDLSGMFWTDAEPRLRALGWTGVLDKGPDVDAGGAQHNRVVYQSPAAGTGCNRDGVITLKFGQ from the coding sequence ATGACCACCCCTCGGCACCTGTCCGACCGCTACGAACTCGGTGACATCCTTGGGTTCGGTGGCATGTCGGAGGTTCACCTAGCCACCGACCTGCGGTTGCACCGCGAGGTCGCGGTCAAGGTGCTGCGCGCGGATCTAGCCCGCGATCCCAGCTTTTATTTGCGCTTCCGGCGTGAGGCGCAGAACGCCGCGGCGCTGAATCATCCGGCGATCGTCGCGGTCTACGACACCGGCGAGGCCGAGACACCCGCCGGACCGCTGCCGTACATCGTCATGGAGTACGTCGACGGCGTCACGTTGCGCGACATCATCCATACCGAAGGCCCGATGGCCCCCAAACGGGCGATCGAGGTGATCGCCGACGCCTGTCAGGCGCTGAACTTCAGCCATCAGAACGGCATCATCCACCGCGACGTGAAGCCCGCGAACATCATGATCAGCTCCACCAACGCGGTGAAGGTGATGGACTTCGGCATCGCCCGCGCGATCGCCGACGGCGGCAACAGCGTCACCCAGACCGCCGCGGTGATCGGAACCGCGCAGTACCTGTCACCCGAGCAGGCCCGTGGTGACTCGGTTGATGCACGTTCCGATGTCTACTCGCTGGGCTGCGTTCTCTACGAATTGCTCACCGGCGAACCGCCTTTCACCGGTGACTCGCCGGTGGCGGTGGCCTACCAGCATGTCCGCGAGGACCCCATCCCGCCGTCGGAACGGCACGAAGGCATCTCGGCCGACCTCGACGCCGTGGTGCTCAAGGCGCTGGCCAAGAACCCGGAAAACCGGTACCAGACCGCGGCCGAGATGCGGGCCGACCTGGTTCGGGTGCACAACGGCGAGCCGCCCGAGGCGCCCAAGGTACTGACGGGAGCGGAGCGCCGTTCCCTCATGTCGTCACCGCCTGCCGGCGGCCCGCGCACCGATCCGTTGCCTCGTCAGGTCTTCGCCGACAGCGACCGCGATCGCCCCATGGGCTCGGTGGGTCGCTGGGCGGCGGCGGTAGCCATCCTGGCGGTGCTGACCATCGTGGTGTTCATCGCCATCAACACCTTCGGCGGCAAGACCCGCAGTGTTCAGGTGCCCGATGTACGAGGCCAAGCGTCGGCCGACGCCATTGCCGCGCTGCAGAATCGCGGGTTCAAGATCCGTACCCAGCAGAAGCCGGACTCGACGATCCCGCCCGACCACGTCATCGGTACCGACCCCGGCGCCAACGTGTCGGTGGACGCCGGCGACGAGGTCACCATCAACGTCTCCACCGGACCCGAACAACGCGAACTTCCCGACGTTTCCTCGCTGAGCTACAACGAGGCCGTCAAGAAGCTGCAGGCGGCCGGATTCACCAAGTTCAAGCAGGCGAACTCCCCGTCGTCCCCGGAAATGGCCGGCAAGGTGATCGGGACGAACCCGCCGGCCAATCAGACGTCGGCGATCACCAACGTGATCACCATCATCGTGGGCTCAGGGCCCGAGACGAAGCAGATCCCCGACGTCGGCGGGCAGACGGTCGAGCTGGCTCAGCAGAACCTCACCGTCTACGGCTTCACGAAGTTCAGTCAGTCACAGGTGGACAGTACGAAGCCGGCCGGTGACGTCATCGGCACCAATCCACCCGCCGGCACGGTCGTCCCGGTGGATTCGGTGATCGAGTTGCAGGTGTCCAAGGGCAACCAGTTCGTGATGCCCGACCTGTCCGGAATGTTCTGGACGGACGCCGAGCCAAGGCTGCGCGCGCTCGGGTGGACCGGGGTGCTCGACAAGGGGCCGGACGTGGACGCCGGCGGCGCCCAGCACAACCGGGTCGTCTACCAGAGCCCTGCCGCCGGGACCGGCTGCAACCGCGACGGCGTCATCACGCTGAAGTTCGGTCAGTAA
- a CDS encoding serine/threonine-protein kinase — translation MSPRVGVTLSGRYRLQRLIATGGMGQVWEAVDSRLGRRVAVKVLKQEFSQDPEFIERFRAEARTTAMLNHPGIAQVHDYGESAMDGEGRTAYLVMELVNGEPLNSVLKRTGRLSLRHALDMLEQTGRALQLAHANGLVHRDVKPGNILITPTGQVKITDFGIAKAVDAAPVTQTGMVMGTAQYIAPEQALGHDATPASDVYALGVVGYEALSGKRPFSGDGALTVAMKHIKEPPPPLPADLPANVRELIEITLAKNPSMRYRSGAPFADAVAAVRAGRRPPRPSQSPPAGRAAPAAIPSATPARVAAAPSTTRTTGPRRASTGHRPPPARRTFSSGQRALLWAAGVLGALAIIIAVLIVINSNAETNEPATTVTQTEPAPPTNTPVGSGPGPGLGLNWTDDQQTGNPGINSNEPGFRPASGTAGADLVRVDHPFRLSGSPARYETAQ, via the coding sequence ATGAGCCCGAGAGTTGGGGTGACGCTGTCCGGCAGATACCGCCTCCAGCGCCTCATCGCCACCGGTGGCATGGGCCAGGTGTGGGAGGCGGTGGACAGCCGGCTGGGGCGGCGCGTCGCGGTCAAAGTACTCAAGCAGGAGTTTTCCCAAGACCCTGAGTTCATCGAGCGGTTCCGTGCTGAAGCGCGCACCACCGCCATGCTGAATCACCCGGGCATCGCTCAGGTGCACGACTACGGCGAAAGCGCAATGGACGGGGAGGGCCGAACGGCCTACCTGGTGATGGAGCTGGTCAACGGCGAGCCGTTGAACTCGGTGCTCAAACGCACCGGCCGGCTTTCGCTGCGGCACGCGCTCGACATGCTGGAACAGACCGGCCGCGCGCTGCAACTGGCACACGCCAACGGCCTGGTGCACCGCGACGTCAAGCCCGGCAACATCTTGATCACCCCGACCGGCCAGGTGAAGATCACCGACTTCGGTATCGCCAAGGCCGTCGACGCGGCACCGGTGACCCAGACCGGCATGGTCATGGGCACCGCCCAGTACATCGCGCCCGAGCAGGCCCTCGGTCACGACGCCACCCCGGCTAGTGACGTATACGCCCTGGGTGTCGTCGGCTACGAGGCGCTTTCGGGCAAGCGGCCGTTCAGCGGCGACGGCGCCTTGACCGTCGCGATGAAGCACATCAAGGAACCTCCGCCACCGTTGCCGGCGGACCTGCCTGCCAACGTGCGGGAGCTCATCGAGATAACCCTGGCCAAGAATCCCAGCATGCGTTACCGCAGCGGCGCCCCGTTCGCCGACGCGGTCGCCGCGGTGCGGGCCGGCCGTCGCCCCCCGAGGCCAAGCCAATCGCCGCCAGCGGGCCGTGCTGCGCCGGCCGCCATTCCGTCGGCAACGCCTGCCCGGGTTGCGGCCGCTCCCAGCACCACTCGGACCACGGGGCCGCGCCGGGCGTCCACGGGGCACCGTCCCCCACCGGCCCGCCGCACGTTCTCGTCGGGTCAGCGCGCGCTGTTGTGGGCTGCGGGGGTGCTCGGGGCGCTGGCGATCATCATCGCGGTGCTCATCGTCATCAACTCCAACGCGGAAACCAACGAGCCGGCGACCACCGTCACCCAGACGGAGCCGGCGCCGCCCACCAACACCCCGGTCGGTTCCGGCCCGGGACCCGGTCTAGGGCTCAATTGGACGGATGACCAACAAACGGGTAATCCTGGGATAAACAGCAATGAGCCCGGCTTTCGCCCTGCCTCCGGGACGGCTGGAGCCGACCTGGTGAGGGTTGATCACCCATTCCGTCTATCGGGGTCGCCGGCCCGATACGAGACAGCGCAATGA
- the pbpA gene encoding D,D-transpeptidase PbpA, with protein sequence MNASLRRISVAVMALIVLLLLNATMTQVFTADGLRADPRNQRVLLDEYSRQRGQITAAGQLLAYSVSTDSRFRFLRVYPNPAAFAPVTGFYSLRYSSAGLERAEDLVLNGSDQRLFGRRLADFFTGRDPRGGNVDTTINPRLQQVAWDALQQGCGGPCKGSVVALEPSTGKILTLVSAPSYDPNLLASHNAEVQAQAWQELRDNPDSPLTNRAISETYPPGSTFKVITTAAALAAGLTENDQLTAAATIRLPNSTATLENYGGQPCGSGQTVTLTEAFSRSCNTSFVQLGMRIGTDALRSMAQAFGFDTNPNSIPLQVAESTVGPIPDAAALGMSSIGQKDVAVTPLQNAQVAATIANGGIVMRPYLVDSLKGPDLSNISTTAPTQQRRAVSPQVASKLTELMIGAEKSAQQKGAIPGVQIASKTGTAEHGTDPRHTPPHAWYIAFAPAHAPKVAVAVLVENGGDRLSATGGALAAPIGRAVIEAALQGGP encoded by the coding sequence ATGAACGCCTCCTTGCGCCGGATCTCGGTGGCCGTAATGGCGTTGATCGTCCTGCTGCTGCTCAACGCCACGATGACGCAGGTCTTCACCGCCGACGGATTGCGCGCAGACCCACGCAACCAGCGGGTGCTGCTCGACGAGTACTCCCGCCAGCGGGGTCAGATCACCGCGGCCGGACAGTTGCTGGCCTACTCCGTGTCGACCGACAGCCGGTTCCGGTTCCTGCGGGTTTATCCCAACCCCGCGGCGTTCGCGCCGGTGACGGGCTTTTATTCGTTGCGGTATTCCAGCGCCGGCCTCGAACGCGCCGAGGACCTGGTGTTGAACGGCTCCGATCAACGCCTGTTCGGCCGTCGCCTGGCCGACTTCTTCACCGGCCGGGACCCACGCGGCGGCAATGTCGACACCACGATTAATCCGCGCCTTCAGCAAGTCGCGTGGGACGCCTTGCAGCAGGGGTGCGGCGGTCCGTGCAAGGGATCGGTCGTCGCGCTGGAACCGTCGACCGGCAAGATCCTGACACTGGTGTCGGCGCCGTCCTACGATCCCAACCTGCTGGCGTCGCACAACGCGGAGGTTCAGGCACAGGCGTGGCAGGAGCTGCGCGACAACCCCGACTCGCCGCTGACCAACCGCGCGATCTCCGAGACCTATCCGCCTGGTTCCACGTTCAAGGTGATCACCACCGCAGCCGCGCTGGCTGCCGGTCTCACCGAGAACGACCAGTTGACCGCCGCGGCCACGATTCGGCTGCCAAACAGCACCGCAACGTTGGAGAACTACGGTGGCCAACCCTGCGGTTCGGGACAGACGGTGACACTGACCGAAGCTTTCAGCAGGTCGTGCAACACCTCTTTTGTCCAGCTCGGCATGCGCATCGGCACGGACGCTTTGCGCAGCATGGCGCAGGCTTTCGGGTTCGACACCAATCCCAACTCGATCCCGCTGCAGGTCGCCGAATCGACCGTCGGGCCTATCCCGGACGCGGCCGCATTGGGAATGTCCAGCATCGGGCAGAAGGATGTCGCCGTGACGCCGCTGCAGAACGCGCAAGTGGCAGCGACGATCGCCAACGGCGGGATTGTGATGCGGCCTTATCTTGTTGACAGCCTCAAAGGGCCCGACCTGTCCAATATCAGCACAACAGCCCCCACTCAGCAGCGCCGCGCAGTGTCGCCGCAGGTCGCCAGTAAGCTAACAGAGCTGATGATCGGCGCCGAGAAATCCGCACAGCAGAAAGGGGCCATCCCCGGCGTGCAGATCGCATCCAAGACTGGTACCGCAGAGCACGGCACCGACCCCCGTCACACGCCACCGCACGCGTGGTACATCGCCTTCGCACCGGCGCATGCACCGAAGGTGGCCGTCGCGGTGCTGGTGGAGAACGGGGGCGACCGCCTCTCCGCGACCGGGGGTGCGCTCGCCGCGCCGATAGGGCGGGCCGTGATCGAAGCCGCTTTGCAGGGGGGACCATGA
- a CDS encoding FtsW/RodA/SpoVE family cell cycle protein, translated as MTTQLPAPVAVTPPLPTRRNAELMLLCFAAVITVAALLIVEVNQERGVHWDLASYGLGFLTLFGFAHLAVRRFAPFTDPLLLPVIALLNGLGLVMIHRLDLTDHQGGQHDHPSADQQMLWTLVGVTAFALVVILLKDHRQLARYGYIAGLTGLVLLAIPGLLPSSLSEQNGAKIWIRLPGFSIQPAEFAKILLLIFFCAVLVAKRGLFTSVGKHVMGMTLPRPRDLAPLLTAWVVSVGVMVFEKDLGTSLLFYASFLVVVYLATQRFSWVVIGLLLFAGGSVIAYFLFGHVRVRVQNWLDPFADPEGSGFQMVQALFSFATGGIFGTGLGNGQPDTVPAASTDFIIAAFGEELGLVGLAAILMLYTIVIVRGLRTAIATRDTFGKLLAAGLASTLAIQLFIVVGGVTQLIPLTGLTTPWMSYGGSSLLANYVLLAILARISHAARQPIRTRPRKKSPIAAARTEVIEKV; from the coding sequence ATGACGACACAGCTCCCCGCGCCGGTAGCGGTGACGCCGCCGCTACCGACGCGGCGGAACGCCGAACTGATGTTGTTGTGCTTCGCTGCCGTCATCACCGTCGCCGCGCTGCTGATCGTGGAGGTCAACCAGGAGCGAGGTGTGCACTGGGACCTGGCCAGCTACGGTTTGGGCTTCCTGACGCTGTTCGGCTTCGCGCATCTGGCTGTCCGGCGGTTCGCCCCGTTCACCGATCCGCTGCTGCTGCCGGTGATCGCGCTGCTCAACGGGCTTGGCCTGGTGATGATCCACCGCTTGGATCTCACCGACCACCAGGGCGGCCAGCACGACCACCCCAGCGCCGACCAACAGATGCTGTGGACCCTGGTCGGAGTCACGGCGTTCGCGCTGGTGGTGATCCTGCTGAAGGACCACCGCCAGCTGGCGCGCTACGGCTATATCGCCGGCCTCACCGGTCTTGTGCTCCTGGCGATACCAGGCCTGCTGCCGTCAAGCTTGTCTGAGCAGAACGGCGCCAAAATCTGGATCCGGCTGCCTGGCTTCTCGATCCAGCCCGCCGAGTTCGCCAAGATTCTGCTGCTGATCTTTTTCTGTGCCGTGTTGGTGGCCAAACGGGGGCTGTTCACCAGCGTTGGCAAGCACGTGATGGGCATGACTCTGCCCCGCCCGCGGGATCTGGCGCCGTTGCTGACGGCCTGGGTGGTCTCGGTGGGGGTGATGGTCTTCGAGAAGGACCTTGGCACTTCGCTGCTGTTCTACGCGTCGTTTCTGGTGGTCGTCTACCTGGCCACGCAACGCTTCAGCTGGGTTGTGATCGGGCTGCTGTTGTTCGCCGGCGGAAGCGTGATCGCCTACTTTCTGTTCGGCCATGTCCGGGTCCGCGTGCAGAACTGGCTGGACCCGTTCGCCGATCCCGAAGGCAGCGGATTCCAGATGGTGCAGGCGCTGTTCAGCTTCGCCACCGGTGGGATCTTCGGCACCGGGCTGGGTAACGGTCAGCCCGATACCGTTCCGGCCGCGTCGACCGACTTCATCATCGCCGCCTTCGGCGAGGAACTTGGGCTGGTGGGCCTGGCGGCCATTCTCATGCTCTACACCATCGTGATCGTCCGGGGTCTGCGCACCGCGATCGCCACCCGCGACACCTTCGGCAAGCTGCTGGCCGCGGGTCTGGCGTCCACCCTGGCCATCCAGCTGTTCATCGTGGTCGGCGGTGTGACTCAGCTGATCCCGCTGACCGGATTGACGACCCCGTGGATGTCCTACGGCGGCTCGTCGCTGCTGGCCAACTACGTGCTGCTGGCAATCCTGGCGCGCATCTCGCACGCCGCCCGCCAGCCGATACGTACGCGCCCCCGTAAGAAGTCGCCCATTGCGGCGGCGCGCACCGAGGTAATCGAGAAGGTATGA